In Anaerococcus prevotii DSM 20548, the genomic window TAGAGAAATCGAAAAGGCAGCAGAGCTTGCAGGAGCCTTGGAATTTATCAAGGACCTACCATATGGATTTGATACCTATATAGGAGAGCGTGGGGTTAAGCTTTCTGGTGGACAGAAGCAGAGAATATCTATAGCCAGGGTATTTCTCAAAAATCCACCAATACTGATACTCGATGAGGCGACTAGCGCCCTTGATAATAAGAGCGAGGCGATAGTTCAATCATCTCTAGAAAAACTAAGTAAGGGAAGAACAACCCTTACCATAGCACACAGACTTTCTACAATAATAAATGCAGACGAAATCCTAGTCTTAACTTATGATGGAATTGTAGAAAGAGGAAACCACAAGGACCTCCTTGCCAAAAAGGGAGTCTATTATAATTTATATAATTCAAACAATACAGACTTGTTTGGATAAAGAGGGAGCAGGAAAATCTGTTCATAGTGTAGAAAAAGTAGATTTAATTAAAAATTTTATATATTTAATTTACCCTTATCTCGACCAAGTGAGCGAAACGAACGCGTGGAGGGATCTCATTAGATTTCTCCACTCACTCCGTTCGGTCGAAATAAGGGTGATTTTTAGATTGTCTATATTTTCAGCAGGGAGACCTGCTTTTTCTTTGGGGAATTTTAATAAAACAGCTTTTAGCAAAGTTTTTCTAAATACGATGATTTTATTAGCTTCAAGTCGTATAATCCTATAATAGATAAGGAGTTAATATGGGAAAATTTTTCGGTAAGATTTTACATGTGCTTGCCACTATTTTGGGAAGTATATTTAATCTATTAATAAACATAATGAACGTAATAACCATGACCTTTGAAGGAATCAGACAATTACTAATGTTGATATTTGTATTTGGTTGTTCGACATTTTTTTTCTTTCCTGTCTTTGCTTTGGCTATACCGAGGAAGTGGTGGACGGTTATATTTATAATATTAATCATTCCAATCCTTGGTCCCAAGTTTATATCCATGCTCAAATACGGAAACTACACGCTGACAGAGTGGATGTACGATAGGGCTGATACTTTGATAACAGGAAAGAAAGTCGGCTACGATTCCATTTCTGATTATTCGAACAAGTATAAGTTTGAAAGAGAAGAAGAAAGAAGAAGGGCGGCCGAAGAAGCAGCAAGATTTCGTCAAGAAGAAATGAATAGAAGGTTTGAGGAAATGTTTAGGGGATTTACCTACACTAACATGAACCAGGGGAATTGGAATTCCTATAATACAAATTCAGGCTATAGCAATATGACAAATGACCTTGGCTTTAAGGAAAAATATGAGAAGGCCTGCAATGTTCTTGGGGTAGATTATCAAACAGATATCTACCAAGTTAAGCTCAACTATAGAAAGCTTGCCAAGAAATATCACCCTGATATAAACAAGGATCCTAATGCTACAGAGAAATTCCAGGAAGTAAATGACGCCTACGAATTCTTGACAGAAGAAAATATCAATAAGTACAAGACGAACTATAGATGAGGTAATTATGACTACTGAAGCAATATCTAGCCTAGATCAGGCTGTTATCCTTTCAGAAATCGCATCCAACGCTGGAGCTATAATGCTAGCGAATGGAGCAGAAATTTATAGGGTGGAGGATACAGTAGAAAGAATAATAAGAAGCAAAAAAAACATCAAAGATGTAGATGTTTACTCTACTGCCAATGTCATAGTCCTATCTTTTTCCTTCAACCAGGAAATCCACACCAACATCAGAAGAGTTAAGTCTAGGACCTTTAACCTCTACTATATAAACAAGGTTAACTCATTTTCAAGAGAATTTGTAAGCGGCAATTACAGCCTACAGGAAGCCCTAAGAGAATTAAATAAGATTAAAGAAGATCCTGGTTACCCACTAGCCTTTCAAATATTTGGTTCAGCCCTTTCTGCCGCTGCCTTTACAATCCTATTGGGAGGAAAAATTACAGATATGCTAATATCTTTCTTAGTAGGATTTGTATCATATATAGTAAGTTTTCAGTTTCAGGAGGCAAAGTTCGGCTTCTTTCTAGTAAACTTTATTGCAGGGCTCGTAGTAAGTTTAATCACGGTAACTTTTAGACACTTCCTGCCTTATATTGCAGTAGATAAAATCGTAATAGGATCGATGATGGCCTTTCTTCCAGGAATCACTCTGACAAATGCCATGAGAGATCTGATGAGTGGGGATGTAACTAGTGGACTTACTGGAGCTACAACTGCTATCTTAGTTTCTACCGCACTAGCCCTTGGAGTTGCTATGCCAATAACTATAGCAACTTACATTAGATAAGGAGGATAAATGTATTTACAAGAATTTATAGTATCTTCCATAGCGGCTATAGGATTTGCTTTGATATTTCAAGTTCCCAAAAAACCGCTACTAATATCTGCCTTAAACGCAGGATTCGGATGGGTAATATATAAAATGACAATAGCCTACACAGGAAGCGTCTATATAGGAACTTTTCTTTCAGCATTCGTCATATCATTTATATCAGAATTCTGTGCAAGATATTTCAAATTTCCAGCCTTGGTCTTTATCGTTCCTGGTGTAATCAATCTTTGCCCAGGAGAAGCTATATTTAACACGATGAAATACTTTATCAATAACGAAAGTGCCTTGGTTCTTCTAACCTTGTCTAAGGCCCTTGCAATAGCTGGAGCGATTTCATTTGGGATACTTTTATCGTCATCATTTTCAAGAAATATGAAAAACTTTAGAAGAAGAAAAGTCAAGAGAACGAACTACTTAAACTACTTTAGGAGGAAAAAATGAAACAAACTATATATCTAGCAGGCGGATGCTTCTGGGGAGTAGATGCCTACTTTAAACAATTAGAAGGAGTCGAAAAAACACAAGCAGGATATGCTAATGGCCTAACAGAGGATACCTTCTACGAAAATCTCAAAAACTCAGACCACGCCGAGACAGTAAAAGTGACCTATGAAGATGAAGAAATTAGCTTAGAGAAATTACTTGAATATTTTTACTATATAATAGATCCATTTTCAATTAACAAACAAGGTGGAGATTTGGGTAGACAATATAGGACTGGAATCTATTCTGAAGATAGAAAGATACTAGAAGAAGTAAGAAAATTCTTAGAAGAAAAACAAAAGAACGAAGAAGAAAAAATACAAGTAGAAGTAGAAAAACTAAAAAATTATATAAAAGCAGAAGAATATCACCAAGACTATCTAAAGAAAAATCCAAATGGCTACTGCCATGTCAATCTATTAGATAGGCCTGATTTCAACTAAAAAGCTAGAGAAAACATAGATGTCCAGGAATAAAAACAGGGCATCTAATATTTTTTTAATATAATATTTGACATAGGCAAAAATCCATGGTATTATATAACAGTCGGCGAGAGCTGATGGAACCAATTAAATTAAATAAACAATAACATAACCTAAAATTCTTTTGAAATAAAGGATAACAAAATTTAAATCACGCATTTGATGTGAGTCAGATGTAAATGAAAGAGTCTTGATCAGAGATTCTCATAACAAACTATTTATGAGAGTTTGATCCTGGCTCAGGATAAACGCTGGCGGCGTGCATAACACATGCAAGTCGAACGATGAAGCTTAAATGATCTCTTCGGAGTGACCTTAAGTGGATTAGTGGCGGACGGGTGAGTAACGCGTGAGTAACCTGCCTTGCACAAGGGGATAGCCGTTGGAAACGACGAATAATACCCTATGATATGATAGCCTCGCATGAAGCTATCATCAAAGATTTATCGGTGTAAGATGGACTCGCGTCTGATTAGCTAGTTGGTGGGGTAACAGCTCACCAAGGCAACGATCAGTAGCCGGCTTGAGAGAGTGTACGGCCACATTGGGACTGAGACACGGCCCAGACTCCTACGGGAGGCAGCAGTGGGGAATTTTGCACAATGGGGGCAACCCTGATGCAGCGACGCCGCGTGATTTAGAAGGCCTTCGGGTTGTAAAAATCTTTTGTATGGGAAGAAAATGACAGTACCATACGAATAAGGACCGGCTAATTACGTGCCAGCAGCCGCGGTAATACGTAAGGTCCGAGCGTTGTCCGGAATCATTGGGCGTAAAGGGTACGTAGGCGGATAAGCAAGTTAGAAGTGAAATCCTATAGCTCAACTATAGTAAGCTTTTAAAACTGCTCATCTTGAGGTATGGAAGGGAAAGTGGAATTCCTAGTGTAGCGGTGAAATGCGCAGATATTAGGAGGAATACCAGTGGCGAAGGCGACTTTCTGGCCATAAACTGACGCTGAGGTACGAAAGCGTGGGTAGCAAACAGGATTAGATACCCTGGTAGTCCACGCCGTAAACGATGAGTGTTAGGTGTCTGGAATAATCTGGGTGCCGCAGCTAACGCAATAAACACTCCGCCTGGGGAGTACGCACGCAAGTGTGAAACTCAAAGGAATTGACGGGGACCCGCACAAGCAGCGGAGCATGTGGTTTAATTCGACGCAACGCGAAGAACCTTACCAAGTCTTGACATATTACGGCGGGGTCTAGAGATAGACTCTTACTTCTTCGGAAGACTGTAATACAGGTGGTGCATGGTTGTCGTCAGCTCGTGTCGTGAGATGTTGGGTTAAGTCCCATAACGAGCGCAACCCCTATTGTTAGTTACCATCATTAAGTTGGGGACTCTAGCAATACTGCCGGTGACAAACCGGAGGAAGGTGGGGATGACGTCAAATCATCATGCCCTTTATGACTTGGGCTACACACGTGCTACAATGGCAGGTACAGAGGGAAGCGAGACTGCGAAGTTAAGCAAAACTCAAAAAGCCTGTCCCAGTTCGGATTGCACTCTGCAACTCGAGTGCATGAAGTTGGAGTTGCTAGTAATCGCAGATCAGAATGCTGCGGTGAATGCGTTCCCGGGTCTTGTACACACCGCCCGTCACACCATGGAAGTTGGCAATACCCGAAGCCTGTGAGCTAACCTTTAGGGAGCAGCAGTCGAAGGTAGGGTCAGTAACTGGGGTGAAGTCGTAACAAGGTAGCCGTATCGGAAGGTGCGGCTGGATCACCTCCTTTCTAAGGATGAGAAGTCGACACGTCGACTTCTCATGGAGATATTTTATCTCATAGAAATAAATAAGGTTGGTTATTGTTTGGACCTGTAGCTCAGGTGGTTAGAGCGCACGCCTGATAAGCGTGAGGTCGGTAGTTCGAGTCTACTCAGGTCCACCAATCATGACCTATCACCATTTGCAAAGCAAATGGAATGAAGGTCAGACGTCGCGGCGTTTCAAAGTTTCGAAGAAACTTTGTCAGCAAGCCGACGAGTTTGGCAAAAGATAGAGTCATTAGAAACTGAACCACTTAGCATAGCTAAGATGAAAACTAAATAGCAAAAAATATTTCCAGTCAAGAAAGAAAGGGCGCAAGGTGGATGCCTTGGCACATGAAGGCTATGAAGGACGTAAGTGAACGAAAACTAGGGAGAGCTCACAAAAAGCACTGACCCCTAGGTCTCCGAATGGGGAAACCCGGCTGTGGAAGACACAGTCATTACTAAGTGAATACATAGCTTAGTAAAGCAAGACCCTGTGAACTGAAACATCTAAGTAACAGGAGGAAAAGAAAGAAAACTCGATTTTCCAAGTAGCGGCGAGCGAAAAGAAAAGAGCCTAATCCATTGAGGAATATCTAGTTAGTCGAATCATCTGGGAAGATGAACCAAAGAAAGTGAAAGTCTTGTAGACGAAAACTAAATAAACCAGGGAGGAAAGTAGCACCGGACACGAGGAATCCGTTGTGAAGATAGGGGGACCATCCCCTAAGGCTAAATACTAACATGTGACCGATAGCGAACAAGTACCGTGAGGGAAAGGTGAAAAGAACCCCGAAAGGGGAGTGAAACAGAACCTGAAACCTAGTGCCTACAAGCAGAGAGAGCTCTAAAGAGTGATCTCGTACCTTTTGTAGAATGGGCCAGCGAGTTATCGTATATAGCAAGGTTAAATCTTTAAGAGATGAAGCCAAAGCGAAAGCGAGTCTTAATAGGGCGAATAGTTAGATGCGATAGACCCGAAACCGGGTGATCTATCCATGGTCAGAGTGAAGGTGAAGTAAAATTCACTGGAGGCTCGAACCGGGTACGGTTTAAAACGTATCGGATGAACTGTGGATAGGGGCGAAAAACCAAACGAACTCGGATATAGCTGGTTCTCCTCGAAATAGCTTTAGGGCTAGCCTTTGATTAAGATTTAAGGAGGTAGAGCACTGAATGGTCTAGGGCGGCTTACCGTACCAAAACCTATCAAACTCCGAATGCCAAAAAATCAGATCAAGGAGTCAGACTTAGGGGGATAAGCTTCTAAGTCGAAAGGGAAACAGCCCAGACCGACAGCTAAGGTCCCAAAATCTGGATTAAGTGGAAAAGGATGTGAACCTACTAAGACAACCAGGACGTTGGCTTAGAAGCAGCCATGCATTTAAAGAATGCGTAATAGCTCACTGGTCAAGTGGGTTTGCGCCGAAAATGAACGGGGCTAAAATCCAGTACCGAAGCTTCGGATTGATAGAGAATTTAAAATTGCTATCAACTCAAACAAAAGAGAAAAGGTAAAACTTAGACGGAAATATTAAAAAAACAATCAAGATAAAACGAGTTATCAATAAACTAATTACGCAAAACAAGTAAAAGGTAAGTTGTAAACTACGAAATCACCAAACAATCGCATAAAGAAATATGCAACTGGTTAAAAACGTCAAAGTATTTACCAGCAATTTTAATTTCTCTATCAGTGGTAGAGGAGCATTGTATGGGCGAAGAAGCATAAGCGAAAGCACGTGTGGAGCGCATACAAGAGAGAATGCTGGCATGAGTAGCGAGAAGGGATGTGAGAATCATCCCCGTCGAAACCCTAAGGATTCCTGAGCAAGGCTCGTCCCCTCAGGGTAAGTCGGGACCTAAGGCGAGGCCGAAAGGCGTAGCCGATGGATAACAGGTTTAAATTCCTGTACCGCTTAAAGTCGCTATAGAGAAGTGATGACGCAAGAGGATAAGCTAAGCTAGCTGATGGATGCTAGTCTAAAAAGTGAGGCTGTCATGTAGGCAAATCCGCATGACACAAGGCTAAGCTTTGATAGGTATCGAAAACACAAGTAGAGAAGTAGCTGATTTCAAATTGCCAAGAAAAGTCACTATCAAGACCAAAGCGCCCGTACCAAAACCGACACAGGTAGGGAGGTAGAGAATACCAAGACGCGCGGAAGAACCTTTGTTAAGGAACTCGGCAAAATGTCCCCGTAACTTCGGGAGAAGGGGAGCCAGAGCGATCTGGCCAC contains:
- a CDS encoding J domain-containing protein, which translates into the protein MGKFFGKILHVLATILGSIFNLLINIMNVITMTFEGIRQLLMLIFVFGCSTFFFFPVFALAIPRKWWTVIFIILIIPILGPKFISMLKYGNYTLTEWMYDRADTLITGKKVGYDSISDYSNKYKFEREEERRRAAEEAARFRQEEMNRRFEEMFRGFTYTNMNQGNWNSYNTNSGYSNMTNDLGFKEKYEKACNVLGVDYQTDIYQVKLNYRKLAKKYHPDINKDPNATEKFQEVNDAYEFLTEENINKYKTNYR
- a CDS encoding threonine/serine exporter family protein codes for the protein MTTEAISSLDQAVILSEIASNAGAIMLANGAEIYRVEDTVERIIRSKKNIKDVDVYSTANVIVLSFSFNQEIHTNIRRVKSRTFNLYYINKVNSFSREFVSGNYSLQEALRELNKIKEDPGYPLAFQIFGSALSAAAFTILLGGKITDMLISFLVGFVSYIVSFQFQEAKFGFFLVNFIAGLVVSLITVTFRHFLPYIAVDKIVIGSMMAFLPGITLTNAMRDLMSGDVTSGLTGATTAILVSTALALGVAMPITIATYIR
- a CDS encoding threonine/serine exporter family protein, with the translated sequence MYLQEFIVSSIAAIGFALIFQVPKKPLLISALNAGFGWVIYKMTIAYTGSVYIGTFLSAFVISFISEFCARYFKFPALVFIVPGVINLCPGEAIFNTMKYFINNESALVLLTLSKALAIAGAISFGILLSSSFSRNMKNFRRRKVKRTNYLNYFRRKK
- the msrA gene encoding peptide-methionine (S)-S-oxide reductase MsrA, with protein sequence MKQTIYLAGGCFWGVDAYFKQLEGVEKTQAGYANGLTEDTFYENLKNSDHAETVKVTYEDEEISLEKLLEYFYYIIDPFSINKQGGDLGRQYRTGIYSEDRKILEEVRKFLEEKQKNEEEKIQVEVEKLKNYIKAEEYHQDYLKKNPNGYCHVNLLDRPDFN